The Haloterrigena salifodinae genomic interval TCCGCGTCGCCGAGCATCTTCGAGACGACCTTCACGCGAGCGCCCTGGTCTTCTAGCGTCGACGTGACGGTCTCGAGATGGTCGCTATCGTAGCCGTCGTCGGCGAGGACGGCGATCGTTCGCGTCTCGATGGTGTCGGCGTCTCGGCGCTCGTTGATGCTGAGCGCGGGGTCCTCGGCGTCGTGGTCGGGTAGCTCGTCGCCGGGTTCCTCTGGGGGTTCGACGCCGATCCCCTCGGCGACCTGTTTAGCGAACCCGTGATCAACGTTGTTGAACAGATCGTAGACCATCCGTTCGCGGATTTCCATGCGGTCGACCTTGCTGAGTTCGAACCGGGCGGCGTCGACGATGTTCTGTTTCTCCGGGTCGGTCATGCTGTTCCAGAACAGCCGAGCCTGCGAGAAGTGGTCCTCGAAGCTCTCGCTCCGGTTACGGATCTTTTGTCCCTCGATTTTCTCGGCATAGTGCTCGTAACCGCCCTCGTTCTCGGATGTTTCTCGCGGGTCATCGTCGCCGATCGAGTTGGGCTTGTACGAGGCTTTGCCCTCGTTGATCTCCTGGCGCATGAATCCGGCCCGCTGGTTGTTGTGGCGTTCGGCGACGGGACGGTTGATCGGAATCTCGTCCCAGTTGGCGCTGTTGAACCGGTTAAGCTGGGTGTCCTGGTAGGAAAACAGCCGTCCCTGCAGGAGGGGGTCGTTCGAAAAGTCGATGCCGGGAACGACGTTACCCGGGTGGAACGCGACCTGCTCGACTTCCGCGAAGAAGTTGTCCGGCGTCTCGTTGAGCACCATCTTTCCGACCGGCCGTACGGGAACCTCCGTTTCCGGAACGATCTTCGTCGGATCGAGGATGTCGAAGTCGAATTCGGCGGCGTCGTCCTCGTCGAAGATCTGGACCCCGAGTTCCCACTCGGGCGCGTACCCGGCCTCGATGACGTCGTAGAGCTCCTGTCGGTTGAAATCGGGGTTCTTCCCGGCGATCTTCTGAGTCTCGTCCCAGACTAACTGACTGGTATCGAGTTTCGGCGTCCAGTGGAACTTGACGAACTTCGAATCGCCCTCTTCGTTGACCAGCCGGAAGGTATGGACGCCGAAGCCCTGCATCATCCGATACGCGCGGGGGAGGGCGCGTCCCGATAGCACCCACATGATCATGTGAGTAATCTCCGGTTTGAGGGAGGCGAAGTCCCAGAAGGTATCGTGAGCCGACGACGCCTGCGGGATGGCGTCGTCGGGTTCGGGTTTGATCGCGTGGACCAGATCGGGGAACTCCATCGCGTCCTGGATGAAGAAGACCGGGATGTTGTTCCCGACGAGGTCCCAGTTGCCCTCCTCGGTGTAGAACTTCGTCGCGAAGCCGCGGACGTCCCGCACCGTGTCCGCCGAGCCGCGGGAGCCGACGACCGTCGAGAACCGCGTGAACACGGGCGTCTTCTGGTCGGGATCCTGCAGGAACGAGGCTTTGGTCAGCTCGGAGAGATCGTCGTACTCGCCGAGGTCGGGATCCTCGTAGGGCTGAAAGTAGCCGTGTGCGCCCGTCCCGCGGGCGTGGACGACCCGTTCCGGGATCGACTCGTGGTCGAACTGGGTCATCTTCTCCCGGAAGTGGAAGTCCTCCATGATCGTCGGCCCGCGCTCGCCGGCCTTCAGGGAGTTGTCCGTGTCGCTGATCTTGACCCCGTGGTCACTCGTCAGCTGCTCACCCTCGGGGTTCTCGCGAACGTCGTCGAGTTGCTCCTGTTTGCTGTTCTCGTCGATATCGTCGTC includes:
- a CDS encoding catalase — translated: MSDDDSTPTERDEEQPQATDGGETDESDESRSDAESGRTGTSRDDDIDENSKQEQLDDVRENPEGEQLTSDHGVKISDTDNSLKAGERGPTIMEDFHFREKMTQFDHESIPERVVHARGTGAHGYFQPYEDPDLGEYDDLSELTKASFLQDPDQKTPVFTRFSTVVGSRGSADTVRDVRGFATKFYTEEGNWDLVGNNIPVFFIQDAMEFPDLVHAIKPEPDDAIPQASSAHDTFWDFASLKPEITHMIMWVLSGRALPRAYRMMQGFGVHTFRLVNEEGDSKFVKFHWTPKLDTSQLVWDETQKIAGKNPDFNRQELYDVIEAGYAPEWELGVQIFDEDDAAEFDFDILDPTKIVPETEVPVRPVGKMVLNETPDNFFAEVEQVAFHPGNVVPGIDFSNDPLLQGRLFSYQDTQLNRFNSANWDEIPINRPVAERHNNQRAGFMRQEINEGKASYKPNSIGDDDPRETSENEGGYEHYAEKIEGQKIRNRSESFEDHFSQARLFWNSMTDPEKQNIVDAARFELSKVDRMEIRERMVYDLFNNVDHGFAKQVAEGIGVEPPEEPGDELPDHDAEDPALSINERRDADTIETRTIAVLADDGYDSDHLETVTSTLEDQGARVKVVSKMLGDAEAENESTVEADESHATAESVLFDAVFVPGGADSVDALVEQGEAKHFVTEMFKHKKPIAAAGEGTELLEAVDLPDVEIADDGKTVSSDGVVTGQSDDLEEFAEAFVDAIAEHRHWERSPKEVPA